Proteins encoded together in one Impatiens glandulifera chromosome 1, dImpGla2.1, whole genome shotgun sequence window:
- the LOC124930466 gene encoding E3 ubiquitin-protein transferase MAEA-like: MALCFSIGLLEACGSWKYHPRVSPAAELDLPPGANERGDDVDTNDRGSGGGEADGATVDHITFPPRTDYLVVEEEDHRPTDCFVAAGVSFCADVAELEPGMMWMRHVILLSFCFDDGKNVNNISDVPKTWTYLFKEYSLEFSEILEEMALLGIPHVSLLYKQWDYLVEQFKQEFCKLYGMTFESLLNIFLQAGLSALKTPFCYEDDCTKEDPLSQELFRKLAMPLPFSKQHHSKLVCYITKDLMDTENPPLVLPNGYVYSTKAMEEMARLNNGVIQCPRTGDICNFSSLVKSYIS, encoded by the exons ATGGCTCTATGCTTTAGTATCGGATTACTCGAAGCTTGCGGCAGCTG GAAATATCATCCTCGAGTTTCTCCTGCCGCCGAGTTAGATTTACCACCTGGTGCTAATGAGCGGGGAGATGATGTTGATACTAATGATCGTGGATCCGGAGGAGGGGAGGCAGATGGTGCGACCGTGGATCATATCACCTTCCCGCCGCGCACGGATTATTTGGTGGTCGAGGAGGAGGATCATCGTCCCAc GGACTGCTTTGTAGCTGCTGGAGTTAGCTTCTGTGCAGATGTGGCTGAGCTAGAACCT GGAATGATGTGGATGAGGCATGTGATTTTGCTAAGCTTTTGTTTTGATGATGGAAAAAATGTCAACAATATATCTGATGTACCAAAGACATGGACTTATCTGTTTAAAGAGTATTCGTTGGAATTTTCAGAAATCTTGGAGGAAATGGCTTTACTGGGA ATACCTCATGTTTCTTTGCTATATAAACAATGGGATTACTTGGTTGAACAATTCAAACAGGAGTTTTGCAAGCTATATGGGATGACTTTTGAATCTCTGCTGAACATTTTCTTGCAAGCTGGCTTGTCTGCACTCAAAACACC ATTTTGTTATGAAGATGATTGCACAAAAGAAGACCCACTATCACAAGAGCTCTTCCGCAAACTAGCAATGCCTTTGCCATTCTCGAAGCAGCATCACTCGAAGCTGGTCTGTTACATAACAAAGGACTTAATGGACACTGAGAATCCTCCACTAGTCCTGCCTAATGGATATGTCTACAGCACAAAG GCTATGGAAGAAATGGCCAGACTAAACAATGGGGTGATTCAATGTCCAAGAACCGGAGATATATGCAATTTCTCCAGCTTAGTCAAGTCGTACATTTCATGA
- the LOC124930450 gene encoding protein NRT1/ PTR FAMILY 2.12-like — protein sequence MSYEDHMETTATVITVERKSSGWKAILLIIGTEAFERIATLSVGLNLELFLLTKYNMEEDKARRWISTFTILVGFAPVLGATISDSFIGRFRTIILGSTFTLLYRKCRFLNKGAIIGDGFDGRRTNKWTLRSIDEIEQVKRLIRILPIFLTTVFFFVPTLVHNNYMVVQVHTMNHHQIPFTILLLVLNSIPVITVSLSIIFYEWVAVHIFSRLTRVTLLRRIGVRFSFLFLSMVVAAIVEGVSRAAHGATGGISVFWLTPQLIFVGIANAVGVIGQITFFHEECP from the exons atGTCATACGAGGACCATATGGAGACCACCGCCACTGTTATAACAGTGGAGAGGAAGTCTTCTGGATGGAAGGCAATTTTACTTATCATTG gtACGGAGGCTTTTGAGAGGATAGCCACTCTTTCCGTAGGCTTGAACTTGGAGTTATTTTTACTCACCAAGTACAACATGGAAGAGGATAAGGCAAGAAGATGGATCAGCACTTTCACCATCCTGGTCGGTTTTGCACCAGTCCTCGGAGCGACTATCTCGGACTCCTTTATAGGTCGTTTCAGGACCATCATATTAGGATCTACTTTCACGCTATTG TATAGGAAATGTAG GTTTCTGAATAAAGGTGCCATAATTGGAGACGGGTTCGATGGAAGGAGAACAAACAAGTGGACATTAAGAAGTATTGACGAGATCGAGCAAGTTAAAAGATTGATTCGGATTCTTCCAATTTTCCTGACCACAGTCTTTTTCTTTGTCCCAACTTTAGTTCACAACAATTATATGGTGGTTCAAGTACATACGATGAACCACCACCAAATTCCATTCACAATTCTCCTTTTAGTTCTGAACAGCATTCCTGTGATCACAGTTTCGCTGTCGATCATCTTTTATGAATGGGTTGCTGTTCATATTTTTAGTAGGCTGACCCGCGTCACACTCCTCCGTAGGATTGGGGTCAGATTTTCATTCCTCTTTTTATCGATGGTGGTGGCAGCCATAGTTGAGGGTGTCTCACGTGCAGCACATGGAGCGACTGGAGGGATTTCTGTCTTTTGGCTCACTCCCCAGCTGATATTTGTGGGCATCGCCAATGCCGTTGGAGTAATTGGCCAAATTACTTTTTTTCATGAGGAATGCCCGTAA